From Molothrus ater isolate BHLD 08-10-18 breed brown headed cowbird chromosome 8, BPBGC_Mater_1.1, whole genome shotgun sequence, a single genomic window includes:
- the NFKB2 gene encoding nuclear factor NF-kappa-B p100 subunit, with product MLGLNGLLRPTSSSSAGGRPRADMDEQFQPCLDGIDYDDFSFGSHMMEQKEPLMETVEGPYLVIIEQPKQRGFRFRYGCEGPSHGGLPGASSEKGRKTYPTVKICNYTGMARIEVDLVTHSDPPRVHAHSLVGKQCNEAGNCVTIVGPKDMTAQFSNLGVLHVTKKNMMEIMKEKLKQQKMRNRSRLLTEVELREIELEAKELKKVMDLSIVRLRFTAYLRDSSGNFTLALQPVISDPIHDSKSPGASNLKISRMDKTAGSVRGGDEVYLLCDKVQKDDIEVRFYEDDENGWQAFGDFSPTDVHKQYAIVFRTPPYHKPKIDRPVTVFLQLKRKRGGDVSDSKQFTYYPVVEDKEEVERKRKKVLPQFPQHFGGGSHMGGAGGGAGGFGSGGGGNLSFPYSSGLTYNSIYSPGTHSVGSYQGGVQMKGPEAEGPDSDRQAPAEESTYCKELQKHAQLCQLWMLALARRNAHALLDYSVTADPRMLLAVQRHLAASQDENGDTPLHLAIIHEQTSVIKQLIDIIVSIPSQQIINISNNLQQTPLHLAVITKQPQVVQLLLQARADPTLLDRYGNSLLHLALQTGNEEVLRTLLAHVGSATPYLLHLPSFRGLLPVHLAVKEKSLACLDLLVRTGADVNAVERQSGRTPLHLAVEMENLNMATHLVKKLGADINSRDFAGNTPLHLAAGLGSPTLTKLLLKAGADVLCENDEPMSLSSSEASSDADTDPEEQELAMDLGEPALASEHSTSSKLSTQGHWQAGHRQRRCHTSLDLTRSQKVREILLQASQPGPKAELPTAPQPGKVLSLDSEALQGLEQLLNRDCSGSDWIELAKRLGLCSLVETYKDTPSPSASLLRSYELAGGSLGGLLEALDSMGLHNAVRMLHKTEALEKLQSTELKEDSAYGSESVEEEQAPTLALKPGGELPPSQQPQVH from the exons ATGCTGGGGCTGAACGGGTTGCTGAGACCAACCTCTTCCTCCTCG GCCGGCGGCCGGCCCCGCGCCGACATGGACGAGCAGTTCCAGCCC TGCCTGGATGGGATTGACTATGATGACTTCAGTTTTGGCTCCCACATGATGGAGCAGAAGGAGCCGCTGATGGAGACAG TGGAAGGTCCCTACCTTGTCATTATTGAGCAGCCAAAGCAG CGGGGTTTCCGATTTCGGTACGGCTGCGAGGGCCCTTCCCATGGGGGGCTGCCGGGAGCATCCAGCGAGAAGGGGCGCAAGACCTATCCCACTGTCAAG ATCTGTAACTACACAGGGATGGCCCGGATCGAGGTAGACCTGGTGACGCACAGTGACCCTCCCCGTGTACATGCCCACAGTCTGGTGGGCAAGCAGTGCAACGAGGCCGGCAACTGTGTCACGATCGTGGGACCCAAGGACATGACTGCTCA GTTCAGCAACCTGGGTGTGCTCCATGTCACCAAGAAGAATATGATGGAGATcatgaaggaaaagctgaagcagcagaagaTGCGTAACAGGAGCCGTCTGCTGACAG aagTGGAGCTGCGTGAGATCGAGCTGGAGGCCAAGGAGCTGAAGAAGGTGATGGACCTGAGCATTGTGCGGTTGCGCTTCACCGCCTACCTCCGTGACAGCAGTGGCAACTTCACGTTGGCTCTCCAGCCTGTCATCTCAGATCCCATCCATGACAGCA AGTCCCCCGGAGCTTCCAACCTGAAGATCTCACGGATGGATAAGACAGCAGGCTCCGTGCGGGGAGGAGACGAAGTCTACTTGCTGTGTGATAAAGTTCAGAAAG ATGACATTGAGGTGCGTTTCTACGAGGATGATGAGAACGGCTGGCAGGCCTTCGGGGACTTTTCTCCTACAGATGTGCACAAGCAG TATGCCATCGTCTTCCGCACACCCCCCTACCACAAGCCCAAGATCGACCGTCCTGTCACCGTCTTCCTGCAGCTGAAGCGGAAGCGGGGAGGCGACGTGAGTGACTCCAAGCAGTTCACCTACTACCCAGTGGTGGAAG ATAAGGAAGAAGTGGAGAGGAAGCGCAAGAAagtcctgcctcagtttcctcagCACTTTGGCGGTGGCTCGCACATGGGGGGGGCCGGTGGGGGGGCCGGGGGCTTTGGCTCTGGAGGAG GTGGGAACCTCAGCTTCCCATACTCCTCTGGGCTGACCTACAACAGCATCTACTCGCCCGGCACCCACTCAGTGGGGAGCTACCAGGGGGGTGTGCAGATGAAGGGCCCTGAGGCAGAGGGGCCTGACAGTGACAGGCAGGCACCTGCAGAAGAGAGCACGTActgcaaggagctgcagaagcacG cccagctgtgccagctgtggaTGCTGGCATTAGCCCGTCGCAATGCCCATGCCCTGCTCGACTACTCGGTCACCGCCGACCCCCGCATGCTGCTGGCAGTCCAGAGGCACCTGGCCGCGTCACAGGATGAGAACGGAGACAC GCCCTTGCACCTCGCTATCATCCATGAACAGACATCTGTGATCAAGCAGCTGATCGACATCATTGTTAGCATCCCCAGCCAGCAGATCATCAACATCTCCAATAACCTGCAACAG acGCCACTGCATCTGGCAGTCATCACCAAGCAGCCCCAAGTggtccagctcctgctgcaagCCCGCGCCGACCCAACCTTGCTGGACCGCTATGGCAATTCCCTGCTGCACCTGGCTCTCCAGACTGGCAATGAAGAGGTGCTgaggacactgctggctcacgTGGGCTCAGCTACCCCTTATCTGCTCCACCTGCCCAGTTTCCGTG GCCTCCTGCCTGTGCATTTGGCTGTGAAGGAAAAGAGTTTGGCTTGCCTGGACCTGCTGGTCAGGACAGGAGCAGATGTGAATGCAGTGGAGAGGCAAAGTGGGAGGACCCCACTGCACCTGGCTGTGGAGATGGAGAACCTGAACATGGCCACCCACCTGGTGAAGAAG CTGGGAGCAGACATCAACAGCCGGGATTTTGCCGGGAACACCCCCCTGCACTTGGCTGCTGGCCTGGGCTCTCCCACCCTCACCAAACTGCTCCTTAAAGCTG GGGCAGATGTTCTGTGTGAGAATGATGAGCCCATGAGCCTATCCTCGTCAGAGGCCAGTAGCGACGCAGACACTgaccctgaggagcaggagctggccaTGGATCTGggggagccagccctggcttcagagcacagcaccagctccaagcTCTCCACACAGGGGcactggcaggcagggcacaggcagcgCCGCTGCCACACATCCCTGGACCTGACTCGGAGCCAGAAG GTGCGGGAGATCCTGCTGCAGGCCTCCCAGCCGGGGCCCAAGGCAGAACTGCCCACTGCCCCCcagccag GGAaggtcctgtcactggacagtgaggcactgcaggggctggagcagctgctgaaccGGGACTGCAGTGGGTCAGACTGGATTGAGCTGGCCAAGcgcctggggctgtgcagcctcGTGGAGACCTACAAGGACACACCCTCGCCCAGTGCCAGCCTCCTGCGCAGCTACGAG ctggcaggtgGCAGCCTGGGGGGACTGCTGGAGGCCCTGGACTCCATGGGGCTCCACAATGCTGTGAGGATGCTCCACAAAACCGAGGCACTGGAGAAGCTGCAAAGCACAG AGCTGAAGGAAGACAGTGCCTACGGCAGTGAGTCggtggaggaggagcaggcGCCCACACTAGCCCTGAAGCCGGGGGGTGAGCTGccccccagccagcagccacaggTGCACTGA
- the TMEM150A gene encoding transmembrane protein 150A produces the protein MPGPRMPAWGILPVTLPAFTITGMWIVYAMALSNNHICPVHNWSYNQSCDMDGPSSCCTLDHIPLVSKCGTLPPESCFFSLICSLGSFMVILVGLLRYAHLLERLGPSLLNTLGLATGWVCAAGLTMVGNFQVDHAKVLHYIGAGVAFPTSMLFLLLQSILTYRMAKTRGQYWTGHLRSILTTVAFFTLVFSGVFFIQESFVLQHVAALCEWIFIIDVLVFYGTFTFEFGAISTDTFLVLLKASRAPKSYKGESSLSSTAHIHSHVEGLAMA, from the exons ATGCCAGGCCCCAGGATGCCGGCCTGGGGGATCCTGCCCGTCACGCTGCCTGCCTTCACCATCACCGGCATGTGGATCGT ATATGCCATGGCACTGTCCAACAACCACATCTGCCCTGTCCACAACTG gagtTACAACCAGTCCTGTGACATGGACGGCCCTAGCTCCTGCTGCACGCTGGATCACATCCCCCTCGTCAG CAAGTGTGGCACCCTGCCTCCCGAGAGCTGCTTCTTCAGCCTCatctgcagcctgggctccttCATGG TCATCCTGGTGGGCCTGCTGCGCTATGCCCACCTCCTGGAGCGCCTGGGGCCGTCCCTCCTCAACACCCTGGGGCTGGCCACTGGCTGGGTCTGCGCTGCTGGCCTCACCATGGTGGGCAACTTTCAG GTGGATCACGCCAAGGTGCTACACTACATTGGGGCGGGGGTGGCCTTTCCCACCAGcatgctgttcctgctcctgcagtccATCCTCACCTACCGCATGGCTAAAACCCGAGGGCAGTACTGGACCGGCCACTTGCGTAGCATCCTCACCACCGTGGCCTTCTTCACCCTCGTCTTCA GTGGCGTGTTCTTCATCCAGGAGAGCTTTGTGCTACAGCACGTGGCTGCCTTGTGTGAGTGGATATTCATCATTGATGTCCTGGTTTTCTATGGCACATTCACCTTTGAGTTTGGGGCCATCTCCACAGACACCTTCCTGGTCCTGCTGAAAGCCAGCCGGGCCCCCAAAAGTTACAAAGGCGAGAGCAGCCTGTCCAGTACGGCCCACATCCACAGCCACGTGGAGGGCCTGGCTATGGCCTGA